Within Spinacia oleracea cultivar Varoflay chromosome 4, BTI_SOV_V1, whole genome shotgun sequence, the genomic segment cgtcgatggcgacgacgaggtggtttggatgacttgtgttttgtttttgtgtttggaaTGTTTTTATTCGTCGTCGGTAGTGGCGACGCGGTGTTTGGATAATGTTTTGTGTTTGAATTTCGGAAGTCGTGGCCTTAGGGGTCGCGCGTCGTGTATGTtaagtttgtttttcttttccttagtCGTTTGTTCTTTATGGTTATCCCGTTGCGTTTTGATGTCTTAGTTTCGTGTAGCAGATGCTTTGCAAGTAATAAGTATTGAACCGACTGATGTGTAAAATCATACCTGCGTTGTTAGTTCGTTGTCTCTTGCGATCTCGTTCTGAGTCGTACGTCGTTGCTTATGGATGTCATTCGTCGTGCGTCTTGcattctgcaaaagaaaacaggggtcgctaggaggattggccgttggggatgccaacggccctccgatgcctaagtcagtaatggtttttaaaataaaacgataaAGAAAAGTAAAGACGACGATACGACGACTGATAAAATTGGTTACGACGAGATTTCAAAAATGGTAGAGTTTAAGATGTGTTGCGTTCCAGCTTCGGGGGACCGACTTGCCATCTTTGGTAAATGAGTCtgtatgccccctttccgaCGATTTTGTCGATCAAGTACGGTCCTTCCCAAGCTGGTGCTAACTTACCCGCGTTTAATTCTTTCGTGTTTTGAAATACTTTGCGCAGTACCCAATCTCCTTCTTTGAACATTttcactttgacatttttgttgaagCATTTTGCCACGATCTGTTGTTGTGACGCCATTCTTATCAATGCTGCTTCCCTGAGATCTTCTGTGTTGTCGAGGTTTTCGCTGAGTTCTACGTCGTTTTGCTCTGGCGTCATGAGTCCATATCGTGCACTGGGCAACGTCACTTCAGGGGGAAGTACCGCTTCGCACCCGTaaacgagtgagaagggagtctgtcccgtcgccgtcctaggcgtcgtcctgttggcccataggatggatGGCAATTCTTCTGCCCATCGCCCCTTCTTGTCGTCCAACCGCTTTTTCAGCGACGCGATGATCGTTTTGTTGCTAGATTCCGCCTGTTCGTTTGCTTGGGGGTATCTGGGCGTCGACGTCTTTAGCTCGATGTTCCATgttttgcagaaagctcttgtcTTGTCGCTGATGAATTGTGATCCGTTGTCGCAGATGATTTCTGACGGTATTCCGAACCTGCATATTATGTTAGTCCATATGAACGAGCATACCTCTTTGTCCCTTACTTGTTGGAATGCACCTGCTTCTGCGTGTCGTTGGCACCTGTCGCACTTGGATACGTACCTCATGGCGTCCTTAAGCATtgttggccaatagtatccatttcttttgattctggttgataagcttcgtcctccttcgtgtcctccgcattctccttcgtggtattgTTTCAATAGTATTTCCCATTCGATCTCTTCGGCACATCGCATCAACATTCCGTTTGCTGATCGCTTAAATAGTACgtcctgcaaaataacatatcgtgaaGCTTTGAAAAGTATCTTTCTGGCGTCTAGCTTGTCGTCGGGTAGAGTTTCGTGCTTTAGGTAATCGAAGATGGGTTTGGTCCAACTGTCTGTGTTTAAGGTTGATAGGACGAGGCTAGCGTCTTGTGGTATGTCTTTTTCGACGGCGGGCGACAGTAGGTGTACTAGAGGTATGGTCGAGAATGGTGATtttctgagtgcggatcctaGGTTGGCAAGGGCGTCGGCTTGCGTGTTTAGGTCTCTTGGGACTTGTTTGATGGAGAagggtttgaatttggaagttaactcttttgctttctcgagatacaaggtcatttttaggtcttTAGCTTCGTAGTCGCCGTTAATCTGGTTGACGATTAGTTGTGAGTCGCTGAAGATGTTGAGTCCGCTTGCCCCTAATTCCATAGCTAATGTCATTCCGGCGATTAGcgcctcgtattctgcttcgttgttagtTGCCTTGAAATCGCAGCAGATTGCctgtgctatcatgtccccttgtggtgactTTAGTACGACGCCTAAACCTGCACCACGAAAGTTAGATGAGCCGTCGACGAAGAGTGTCCATATTCCTTCTATGTTGTTGATGAGTTTGACTTCGTCGTCTGCTAACCTCTCTAAGTCGGGGCTGAAGTCtgccacaaaatctgctaggGCCTGTGATTTTACAGCCGTCCTTGGTTGATACTTGATGTCGAACCTTCCTAGTGCCATTGTCCACTTCTCCATTCGACCTGTCAGTTCTGGCCTACGCATCACGGACTTGATTGGATAgttagtcatcaccactatttggtgagtttcaaaataatgccttagttTTTTGGCTGCGGTAACGAGTGCTAAAACGAGTTTTTCGAGGGAAGAATACCTGGTCTCTGCTTCCAGTAGtgacttactgatgtaataaATGGGTAGTTGTTGTGCTTCGTCTTCTCGAGCTAGGACCGCGCTCACTGCTGTCGAGCTAACGGCTAAATAGAGTTGTAAGACTTCTCCTTCTTTTGGCTTGGATAGGAGGGGCGGCGACATCATGTATTTTTTGAGGTTCTGCAGGGCTGCTTCGTGGTCGTCGGACCAGTTAAACCCCTTGTTCTTGCGCAGGACGTCGTAAAATAATCGACACTTGTCCGACGACCGTGATATAAAACGGTTCAGTGCCGCCACTCTCCCTGTCAAGCGttgtacctcttttatgttccGCGGGGTTTGAATGTTGATGATCGCGCGCACTTGGTCGGGGCTGGCCTCGATTCCTCGTTGGGTGacgatgtaacctaagaattttcctGCGGACACTCCGAAAGAACATTTAGTTGGGTTAAGTTTCATACCGTACTTTTTTAGTATGTCGAAGGATTGTCGTAAGTGTTCCACGTGATCGTCAGCCTTCCTCGATTTCACCAGCATGTCGTCAATGTATACCTCCATTGTGTCTCCGAGTTGGTCTTTAAACATCTTGTTGACTAATCTTTGGTACgtcgcacctgcatttttaagaccaaaaggcatgactttataacaataaattcctctatccgttacaaaagatgttttttcctggtcgtctgggtgcataaggatttggttgtatcctgagtaggcgtccatgaatgtgagtAGCTCGTGTCCGGCTGTGGCGTCGACCAGGGCGTCGATGTGCGGCAGAGGGAATGGGTCCTTAGGGCAAGCTTTGTTGATATCTGTGAAGTCGATGCAGACTCTCCATTTTCCGTTCTTTTTGCTGACGACGACGACGTTTGCTAACCAGTCTGGATATTTGACCTCTCTGATCTTCCCTGAATCTATCAGGTTTTGGACTTCttcgtctatgattttattcctttcGGGTGCGAACTTACGTCGTTTCTGTTTTACCGGTCTGAAGCTGGGGTCGACGTTGAGCTTGTGGGTAATCACGTCTGGGCTGATTCCTGTCATGTCCTCGTGTGACCAAGCGAAACAGTCCGAGTTTTCTCTTAGAAACGACACTATCTGACTTTTGATGTTGTCAGGCAGTGAGGCTCCGATCCTTATGACTTGGTCTGGCTTTGTCTGGTCTAGTACTATCTCGTCGATTTGTTGGTCGTCGGGATCGTCCGACGTCGACCCAggctgtaattgctagatggGTGACTTGGATGGTTTCAGTGCTGTCTCGTAACATTTCTTCGCATCCCTTTGCTGccctttgatttccatgaccCCCCACTTGGTTGGAAACTTGATTGATTGGTGATATGTTGATGGCACTGCcttcattttgtggatccatggtcGTCCTAGGATGACGTTGTACGCTGATGGACAATCGACGACGTTGAACTTGGTCATCATGTTGACGCCTTCTGCGTATGTAGGCAGCGATATCTCTCCTACCGTCCGTAGTGCTTCTCCACTGAACCCTACCAGAACTGTTGATCTCCTTACTATGTTTTTCTCTTCTAATcccatttcttgtagtgcttCCAAGAACAGTACGTTGGCTGATCTTCCGTTGTCGACCAGTATCCTTTTGATCAATGCGTTCCCTATTGGGAGCGATATTACCAACCCGTCGTGGTGCTCCCGCTGTGTATCTACAGAATCTGAATCGTCGAAAGTGATAGCCATTGCGGTCAGGGACCTGTGTAGTGCGACCTCGTCTTCGGTTTGTCCCTCTTCTACGGTCTCAGATTCTCCCCTGTTAATttttttagctgcagaagaGGTTAGTCCACAAATATCTGAACCACCGGAAATAACATTTACCACTTTACTGAATGGTGGTGGGTCTGGTCGCTCGCTGCTTGTCGCTGGGCCGGGCAGGGTGGTTTGCTCTTTGGACAATGTTTCTTTTCCCTTGTCGCTCAATAGTTCCTTTATATGCCCCCGTTTCAGGAGGTATGCGACTTCCTTTCTGAGGGAGATGCACTCCTCGGTTGTGTGTCCGTTGTCGCGGTGGAAGTCGCACCATTTGCTCATGTCCTTCATGGAGTCCGGTCTGTCGTTCTTCCGGGGCCATCTGACTATTCCACCTACATTTTGAAGGGCGTTCACCACACCTCCAATGTCGACGTTGAAGCCGTAGTCGGAGATGTTAGGGTGTTCGACCCGCTCGTTCCTGTAAACATTGTTAGTATCATAATACTGATTGACACTTTGTACCTGGTTTTGCCGAACATATGGTTGGTGTCGCCAATTGTTGTTCCTTGGGGTGTACGATCTTCTGTCGCTGCTGCCCCCTATTGATCGTTGAGATGCTGTTCGGATAACCTCGTCGTCTTCGATTCGCATCTGGGCGGTGGCCCTTGATCGCACCTCTTCGAAAGTTGcacaggggtatttggttattTCCCGGTATAGCTCCGAATTGGGGATGAGGCCTCTCTTGAACGCCTCAATAGCAGTCCTGACATCACAATTTTTTATaccaattttttcacaattaaaacggttaaaataatcgcgtaccgactcggtTGGCCCTTGAACCAACCGATAGAGATCACTGGTTTGTTTTTCTAACTGGCGACTGCTGGCGAATTGTTGATAGAAGGCGTTGATGAAGTCGGACAAACAGGAGATGGATCTGGGAGGGACGTTCGTGAGCCATTCCAAAGCTGCTCCGTCAAGGGTGCCGCCGAATGATTTGCACATAACAGGTTCCACTAGGTCGTGCGGAATCCCGATCTGCCACATGCGCTGCTTGTAGAAGTTGACGTGCCTATAGGGGTCGGATGTCCCGTCGTACAGGGTGGTCCAGGTTGGGAGCCGGAGTGTGTGCGGAACTGTCACTCTAGCGATCGCTTCGCAGAACGGCGACGCGGCATACCCGTCGGTCGGCTCGGTCTCCACTGGTGTAGGTGCCTCGGGGAACCTGGTCATCAACTTCATCAGGCGGGAATAGTGCTTTGTCATGCGTGCATCCATCTTGTTCAGGCGTTGGGTCACCGGATCGGGAGCTTCTTTGTCTTCTTCCTCACGGGTTTCCTCCTCATCGTCGGTCACATCTTCAAAGTCATCGGGCATCTCGAACGTTAGCTTTTTTGGCTTCCCACCTTTGTAGCGGGACTAGTGCTTGTTGCTCTTTACAGATTCGAGCTCTTTCTGGAGGGTTTCATTGGATGCCCTCTCTTGGGCTAGCTCGGCTTGGGCTTTCTCGTAAGCCGCCTTCATCTCTGCGATCGTCATCTCTCTAGTAGTCATGGTGAAAGGGGTGCTTTTGTGTaaaacctagttaatgtccccacagacggcgccaaactgtttatgccaaaattcgtatgggggcgactttcggctagggtcgacactaactaagcaaagaatcaacgacacaaataaagagacacgacacagaggagtgttgacgcggaaaacccaggtataaggtaaaaaaccgcggatagctatgaggctatcaatccactaagtattctatatgattgtttatgcttttCTTTCTGGGAATCGATATCAAaaatctcaagtacaataatgaATACTGAAACAGTTTATAGCTTAAGAGTTTTAGTGCTTGAGTGAACGTGCTTTGCTTGTCGTTATCTTCGTCCTTTTATAGGATATTCTCAACGGTCTAATCGGTTGAGAAAATCCCACAAAGATAGGAGTATCTTTGTCACACGTTTCTTCAGTCTTCAACTGCTTCCGCGCTTCTCGCGTGTGTCTTGGACTCGTTCTTGCTAGCTTGACGGCGCTGCCTATCATGGGCTTTAGGCCGGTCAACTTATCTTCATCAACCCGTTTCTCGAGGACGTGTCTCAGTTGCCTGTACTTTGTCGCCTGTCCTTCGTCGGTTATACCTCGTCGTACGATGCTACGTCGGACGTATCTCCCTGGAGCTGTGTTTACCTGCGACACGACAGGACCTGgctgacacgacatgatcaaacgtgagaacggttatgtcgttagtccaaaaagtgggataacaagtCATACATACCTTTTTATTGTACGAGACATACTCCGTAGTCAAGTTAACAAACCCAGCAGCTACCATCACAGGATCAAAGGTAGTATTTGCTTCGAAAATTGCCCTATTCCTACAGAACCAAGCTGCCCAAGCGAGTGACAAGAAGGTACGAAGTTGTTCCTTGTCCACCTAGCTTCCCTGTTATCCACTTTACCCGCTCACTGAAAGAGCAGCTCGGGGCCTCCATTAACAAGCCCAAGAAATCACTATGCATCCATATTTGCACCGCGAACTTGCAATCAAACAATGCGTGCATTATAGTCTCATCATCATGCTCGCAAACTGGGCATTGGCTTGATCCCCGAATGTGTCGTCTATGTAAGTTTCCCATGACTCCCAAACTACCCTTGCAGGCTTTCCACGAGAAGTGACACAGCTTTGGTGGGCCTCCCACATTCCAAACAGTATTCCACAGATCCTCTTCCCTTGCACCGTACATCAAATTCCACGTTCTCAAGTGTCCCAACCGCCCCAGCCAGTAGGCCGATCGCACCGTGTACACACCATCCGAACACGGCCACCAATATCTCCTGTCACTCGGCCAGGCGAGGGACAAAGGGATGCCAAGTATTGTTTTTTGGTCCTCAACATCGAAATTTTCAGCAATGACCATATGGTCCCATCCCCCCCTTTCGAAGTCAATGAGGTCACAAACACGCAAAGAAGGATTGCTAGTAGTCCTAGGTGTAGGGACGCGATGTGTACCTTCCCCTGGCAGCCATGACTCCTCCCATACCTTGATGGAGCACCCATTCCCCACCCGCCACTTCAGCCCGTCTAGCAGCACTGCCTTCGCCCCCATATACTCCTCCAACTGTAGCTTGGATCGTATCCCCGCAACGACTCCACGAAGCTTGCGTGCTTGTAGTAGCATGCCCTAAGCACCCTTTGAAGGAGCGACCTCACATTCGAGCATAGCCTCCATCCTTGCTTCCCTAATAGTGCTTGGTTGAAACATTTTAAGTCACGAAAGCCCATACCACCCATAGACTTTGGGAGGCATAACACTTCCCAACGATGCCAATGAATCTTCCTATCTCCATCCTTTGACCCCCACCAAAATCTAGCAAGGGTCGAGTGTATCTCATCAATAAGGCCATCGGGAATTCGGAAAATACTCATCATGTAGGTTGGAATAGCTTGAGCAACCGCCTTGATTAGCACCTCCTTCCCCGGTTTAGAGAGCAACTTTTCCTTCCACCCATGCAACTTCTTCCATATTCTTTCCTTGAGGCATGTAAACACTGCTTTTTTTGATCTTCCAATTATCGTCGGCAAACCTAAATACTTCTCATGCTTATCCACCTCCCTCACACCTAGGGTGTCCACGATCTCCTTCCTTTTTCGGGCTCAACACCTTTGCTAAATACAACCTCCGTCTTGCTTAGGTTGACTTTCTGACCGGATGCTCTTTCATACGTACTGATTATATCAGCCACTTTAGAGCATTCTTGCAAGTTTGCTTTAGCAAAAAGGATGCTATCATCCGCAAAGAAGAGGTGGGAAACTCTTGGAGCATTTTTACAAACCCTAGCACCGTGGATAGAGTTCTCCTCTGCCGCCTTTGCAATCAACATTGAGAAAGCCTCTGCACATATTAGAAAAAGGTATGGGGAAATCGGATCGCCTTTTCTGAGGCCCCGGGATGGGACTAAAGAACCTGAAATACAACCGTTATATTTGAAAGAAAAAGACACACTAGAAAGGCACTTCATAATACGGcctattgtgagggggtcgaaaaagcgcgaggctaatgcgtgacctcgtccctcgtgggtgtgacgattctttttattcaatcaagtgtaattggatttcctgtgagtatacacccaattgactagtaatataggagtcgccattcagtttttaacgacaatgagaaaaactgacaaaacccggttatcgtgacataaagggagtgcaattatgtttgaccacaacggccgtaggttcccttgtgatccctggtgtggggatctctcaatatacacccgcaaggtagagattgagggttcgggggactgtaactaccgagaggagtacttcgctcgtcaataactccagaggcaggatatccttactagctcagcataaataattgaagggacatgcgttaactattaaactaatcttagttgattttagcaatatgcaacatataatactaattcgatcgtgattatctgatttaaatagcattaagggacctagcatgataatccgatttcccaaaaatatcatatttgttatgcgtgatagaacaatcagattaggttagtttaacagttcataaaaagggcgaggaaagcagttaaatcatcgaaaagggacacattacgacgcacccttgagaggtgcgtcacggttctcagaaaactaaccactttgaccttgctatttctcctttttatttaacgaatctcaattatgggacaggatacgttctgttcgatttatggatcgattgcgacagaacgcgtgaacaatttcgcaacgagaggcttaggctaagggttggagtcaatactcagaatataattgtgtgttgttgtgtgttcttttcacgtcgaatttaggggcctatttatagggaagaattTGTgggaagatagaattgcagagttctaatccacaaagaattaggaaaaaaacacgtacccaggtattttcagcgcccaggcctgggcgccgaagatttcggcgcccagagccaggtgttgaaaatagggtctgggctgttttctttagtcagattcggattcctgaaatccgtagagtttgagattaattcgagtcttttagcgcgtatcaattttatgacggaatgcgtctgggcccgttacgaactctaggctcgttaggattttaattaatacgtaactcttatttctgaatcatattaggaataggattctcgcagttttccatctcatttaggatttatgttggaatgcaacacctaattttgacaggtttctatcttttatgatttgccacttttagaagctaccttttacggcagttactatttttagcaggtttccataaatagcaggtttcgggtgaaatgaaatggggaattgagattcgtttattttataggagatgcgttgtcaagtggagtttttacgtcttcatcatcgaacctttccctttcgggaatggggacaaaagtaggtgtctacagttagcccccactttgactgagtcttggagtaagacgatggtcaaagtattagacggagtgcgtcacacaagccatggtgtatgtgacctgttttgcgagggtctcacgagcccccgagtgataacatttgacttaagggtcatcacttgaagtgtcgacatatccctcacgtgtcattgggatttgtcaactgatagtatagaaacttcctcacttttttattggaagaatctaaaggtgcgtagaaactccctcactttgtcattgggagtagctacagagtttttcgaaatcaaagctataaagtgtaattgggcctggccaagcccaatcacgaggtaaaaaatgtttttaaagattctcattttcagggctagctaaacgagaaaacccccttgtttttataggacgtaaaacgaaggaaaatcccgcacccttgtttttataggacgtaaaaccactagtagaaaaaacccctgttgcagcccccttgttgcagcgtacatgtataaatacgcttcaacaaccagtcggtcaacgcgggtcaaacactttaaagggttatcgcagcgtacattttagttgttcgcagcaaatgtgtttgttgcagcgtacaaaataaaagcccgcaacaacaacccgactttattgcagcgtacatgttattgcccgctgcaacaagtccgcgtttcaaaattttttACTTTCCTAGGTTGCAACAAACCGCGCTCAAACGAGCGGGCTCAAACGTACGTTGTTCCTTCTGTGCTAGCTCCAagctttttcccttaaacaaatatccaagcaagccgtcgaactcagccgtcgaactcagccctgcgtcgccgttgaactcagccctgcgtcgccgtcgaacccaagcgttgctcagccctgcgtcgctgtcttcgccggtgtgtggtgttctcgcctcatctcccccatcccgttcaattctcgcgcggcctgtcactgaaagatatattcttggtcggcctggggttcagcatctccccgtcgcgtcgtggttccggtggttgctcggcgtcgtggttccggtggtttcggtatggtgtgttcaatttttattttcgttttttattttcgttttcagattagggttcaattttagtttttgattttcgttttgattattgtttttgattttcgtttttgattttcgttttgattttcgttttgattttcgtttttgattttcgttttgattttcgttttgattttcgtttttattttgatttttttggcaaAGGACTAAAAATGGCGACAGAGGAGAAGTTAAAGAAGAGTGAAGAACAAACCCAACTCTTGGAAACGGTCTCCGCCACCGTCTCCGCCGTTTCCACGGCCAAATATGTCGAtgatgtcattttagctcttcaTTCCGTCGCTCTTCTCATTTTCCCTATCGACACTTCCTCTCTTTCAGGTGGGGTACAAAAACAACTCCATTTTTtcgtttaattaaatttaatatctccattttttttgcaatttttCTTCTCaagttcattacttttgaagcACCCATTATTCAAAAATGTTGAAAGAAATCGTAATTTTGAACTATATTAATCTGGAAAACTCAAGAATTTGCCTGTTTAATTATTCTAGGGGAATCCTAATTCTTAAATTTCTGGGGTGTTAGCTTAATTTTGGGAATTGATTTAAGCATTGAATTAAAGCAGTTGTTTGACAGCAGTTATGCTGACTGTGATAGGGTGAAGGGCCTTAGCAAATACGGGGGCCATTTGTCCTTCCAATTGTGATATCTTCCCAGCCTATACGTATGCATGAtagtccccccccccccaccttcAGCATTATGTGCGTCTGTGTCACTATGTGTGTGTGAATCATCCCTCTTGTCCTCGTGACATCCAGGAGATTCAAAGGTGATGAGCATACCACATGCATCCTGCACAGGGTAGAGAAGGGAAGGTGCCGGGAGAAAATGATTGGGGTAAATTATTTACCTTTGCTATGAATTTTTGATAGATGCTTAAGTGGGGTGTAAATTCCTATTTCATCGAGTTAGCTGTGATAGTTTTGGGGGTGGAGGCATTTATATATTGACGTGGGTCAACTTGGAAAGAGAAGTAATTTATACTCCACCATTGATATACAGGGAACACCTGATTTAGATGTTAGATTTAGTTAAGGGTGCCTAttataattaagaaaaacactaaGATGCTTCACCGAATCAGGTCAAACCTTATGATACCTAAATAGAAATTTAAGTTAATTGGATGTTAATACAAAACCAAATTTGGCACTCACCTAGCTCATTAGTTGATAAGGTATGTTGGACGTGGTACTATGCCTGACTTTGTAACCTAGTTGCATCATATCCCTCGGTGGCTCCCTAAGTCCTAATTGACCCATAAGAGCATTATAGTTTTCTGGAAGTATTCATTGTGCAGATATACAATTGTTCTTCTCTAAGCTTGTTTGTTCATTATAGGTGTATGCTTTTGTTGCCCCAAAAATTATTGGTGGAAAGGGGGCGCCTTCTCCTGTTGGTGAACTTGGCATGGTTGAGATGTCTCAAGCTTTGAATTTACATGATGTCAGTTATGAACAGGTTGGTTGTGATCTAATACCTGCTGGTTATGATTCTTTTGTTTTGATTATTATGCAGTTTATTTATCCACTGGTGATCATTCTCAATCCTTATGTGGTTTTAGACTGTTAGTCATACTTTCTTTTTGTTAAGTTTGGTTAGTTGAGCAGGTGAAAATGCTTTTTCCTTCTATTCAGAGAGCCATAGGGCTTTTGTTGATGAAGTTTGTGTGTGTGATACTTCCTATGTAGGCATATAACCTGTTTCGAAAATATTGTGGTTGAATGGAACTGTGTGACAGGAAAAGTCTAAGTTTATGCGGAAAAAGTACTGAATTGTCTTTGTTAGTTGTTACTCTTGTTTGTAATATCCTCATTAGGAATCTTTTGTTTTGTGTAAGAACAACTGAGACTTGTGTTGAGAACTGGTTTGTAGGTTTGTCTGCAGAAATTTGTTAAGATCATATACCACTTTTTAATAAAGACGAGGGGCTTTGTGCCCACCATATTGCACACTCCGGTGACTTTAATGCACTAATATCTTGTATTTGTAGTGTAACTAATTATTAAGGATTGGCTAGGAATCTAGGATGACTGGATTTTTGAAAGCTGAACAGGCATTTTTACTTTGAGGAATAACTCTTTACTTCCTTCCTGAtgcatttttgtttcttttacaTAGGTTGGACCTGACATGCTTGTTAGTGGATTTCTTCAGCCCAT encodes:
- the LOC110801513 gene encoding riboflavin biosynthesis protein PYRR, chloroplastic-like codes for the protein MATEEKLKKSEEQTQLLETVSATVSAVSTAKYVDDVILALHSVALLIFPIDTSSLSGGLFDSSYADCDRVKGLSKYGGHLSFQLRFKGDEHTTCILHRVEKGRCREKMIGVYAFVAPKIIGGKGAPSPVGELGMVEMSQALNLHDVSYEQVGPDMLVSGFLQPIPDLTPIIPSFSELSKIDPSINPYESSITSFYKTWDPYGSFSNFSPHPIQMPDEGGHYTTWSSVEHYYQAHKFYGVQDPVAQEYFEAIKSAKSPEEAARIGRKMQRHSNIK
- the LOC110801514 gene encoding uncharacterized protein; translated protein: MPDDFEDVTDDEEETREEEDKEAPDPVTQRLNKMDARMTKHYSRLMKLMTRFPEAPTPVETEPTDGYAASPFCEAIARVTVPHTLRLPTWTTLYDGTSDPYRHVNFYKQRMWQIGIPHDLVEPVMCKSFGGTLDGAALEWLTNVPPRSISCLSDFINAFYQQFASSRQLEKQTSDLYRTAIEAFKRGLIPNSELYREITKYPCATFEEVRSRATAQMRIEDDEVIRTASQRSIGGSSDRRSYTPRNNNWRHQPYVRQNQVQSVNQYYDTNNVYRNERVEHPNISDYGFNVDIGGVVNALQNVGGIVRWPRKNDRPDSMKDMSKWCDFHRDNGHTTEECISLRKEVAYLLKRGHIKELLSDKGKETLSKEQTTLPGPATSSERPDPPPFSKVVNVISGGSDICGLTSSAAKKINRGESETVEEGQTEDEVALHRSLTAMAITFDDSDSVDTQREHHDGLVISLPIGNALIKRILVDNGRSANVLFLEALQEMGLEEKNIVRRSTVLVGFSGEALRTVGEISLPTYAEGVNMMTKFNVVDCPSAYNVILGRPWIHKMKAVPSTYHQSIKFPTKWGVMEIKGQQRDAKKCYETALKPSKSPI